TTCCAGGTCCACAGGTTTCCAGGAGTACACTTTTTCCCCGGCTTCCAGGAGAACGGGCACAACCTCTTCATGAGGGAGCTTTTCAGTGTTCAGGTACCAGGCGTGGAGTTTGGGATAGTCCTTTGTCTTCTCAGGATCAAGGTAGATCCTGATACCTTTTATGCCGTGCACTTCTTCAGGCGCCTGTTTGTTTATCGTGACCGCCATCTTCCCCAGGTTACTGATCTTTAACCCGTTGTTTCCGATGGTAGCTCCGGCAAGAATCTGGAAGGGGTCAGGCATGCAGCTTTTCGTTTCGCAGGTCACGTATATGCGCTCCCCGTCCCGGACATCGAGCTCTCTTCTTGCAATATTGAGCATCTGAATGCCGATTAATGCCCCGGAGGTCAGGAAGCCGTGAAAGGGGACGACCTTTTCGATCTGTGAAAGAAGCTCAGGGTCCTTTATCTGCTTCAGGATTGCCTCCATGTTGCGTTTCTCTTGGTCTGAATTTTTATGCAATGTGTACACCGCCATGGGTTTCACCGTTATGTTTATTTAAACATAACGGTGAAAATATTGAGTACAGACAGGGTGAATTTAAGACAGCCAGGTTATTTGGAGGAATTTATATTATGTAAATTCCAACATAACGCAGAAGGATACACTGTATTTATAGGTAACTTTCTAACAGAAACTTATCTCATTTGTAGTATGATTCAGAGGGATTCAGGGGTGAGATTTAATGTAGGGGACAGAAACCCTCTTGGCCGGGCATAGAAAAGAAACACCAGCCAGAACTCTACAGCTTCCAGATATGTAAAGCTCAACATATCTATAAAAAACGGAAGACAGGTCTTTTGCGCTCAAAATATATAAACAGGTATTTTATAAAATTATCGATCAAAAAGGGATTTTCCTTCAAGAGAAATGTTGTTTCTTAATTAGTTGAAATTCTAATTGTTCATAATCCAACAGCTTCGTTAACGTCTTCTTCCTTATAGCAGTGCCTTACTCGTAACAATACCTAATTTCTGCGCAAGTAATGTTTTGTGCAAGTAGTTTCTTTTTTAAATTTCCTTTTCCAGAACTACTATAGAAGTTTAGCTCTTGATTGGACAAAAATTTGGTGAATTATGGATTCGTCATTTTTTTTAGATTTATTACGACCTTAATAATATAAACGCTAAATATAAAATTAACTATATATAAAACTGAAAAATAAGTAAACAGATAATATGAAAAATCTGGTATCGAATATTCAAAATTAAGTAGCGTCAACCATCCATCATAAATAACAACAACTCTGGATATGAAGGCACTTACGTATAATTCATTCCATTTTTGATCAGAACATTTAGATAACAAATATAGTTAATTTATTATCATTTTGTAATTAATACAAAATGAATATTCCGAGTTAATATTACTAAAAAAAATAGTTAATTATAGTTAGTAACACAAAATAGAAAATTATTAATCATAAAATGAATAAGTACTGGTTGATGTCTTCTTCAGAACTCCAGATTAAAGAGATGGTAGCCCATAAATGGGATCTTGCATCCGAGACTTTTGATACTCACGTCGGACATGGTATCCGGAGTAAAAAAGAAAGAGATGCCTGGAAACGTACTTTCCTGGAGGTTTTTCCGGAAAAGGGTTTGAAAATCCTTGATGTCGGCTGCGGAACAGGAGAGTTAAGCCTACTGTTTGCTGAGATGGGGCATGAGGTCTCAGGGATCGACATTTCCAGACAAATGCTAAAAATAGCAAAAGCGAAGGCTGAAGCCTGTGGAGC
The genomic region above belongs to Methanosarcina horonobensis HB-1 = JCM 15518 and contains:
- a CDS encoding FmdE family protein, with protein sequence MEAILKQIKDPELLSQIEKVVPFHGFLTSGALIGIQMLNIARRELDVRDGERIYVTCETKSCMPDPFQILAGATIGNNGLKISNLGKMAVTINKQAPEEVHGIKGIRIYLDPEKTKDYPKLHAWYLNTEKLPHEEVVPVLLEAGEKVYSWKPVDLEVPVRKKKRIQCCKKCGEMFIQHDNELLCGGCTE